A window from Nitrospirota bacterium encodes these proteins:
- a CDS encoding DUF2283 domain-containing protein — protein sequence MKLKVDEEADALHLQLVDVPVEESEEVAPGVIVDYDETNQVVGIEVLYLSKRPHPVNLMDFQFETRPKKLASAG from the coding sequence ATGAAACTCAAGGTTGATGAAGAAGCTGATGCGCTGCATCTCCAATTGGTTGATGTCCCGGTGGAAGAGTCAGAAGAGGTCGCGCCTGGCGTAATTGTGGACTATGACGAAACCAATCAAGTGGTCGGTATTGAAGTGCTCTATCTCTCAAAGAGACCGCATCCGGTGAATTTAATGGATTTTCAGTTCGAGACTCGACCCAAGAAGCTCGCTTCGGCCGGGTAG
- a CDS encoding DUF4258 domain-containing protein translates to MADGKFYELSDHARESLRKRPVVRMEWIEQVLKQPQLVEIDSVDAELEHRLGRIQEYDGRVLRVIVKKDTNPLRIITFYFDRRMRRRL, encoded by the coding sequence ATGGCGGATGGGAAGTTCTATGAGCTGTCGGATCACGCACGGGAAAGTTTGCGCAAACGTCCGGTCGTTCGCATGGAGTGGATCGAACAGGTTCTGAAGCAACCTCAATTGGTGGAGATAGATTCAGTAGACGCAGAATTGGAGCATCGCTTGGGACGCATTCAGGAGTATGATGGGCGGGTGCTGCGCGTGATCGTCAAGAAGGACACCAATCCACTACGGATCATCACGTTCTATTTTGATCGAAGGATGAGGAGGCGGTTATGA
- the tyrS gene encoding tyrosine--tRNA ligase, which yields MELILRGAVEVIQQSELEAKLARSIKEKRPLRVKAGFDPTAPDLHLGHTVLIHKLKHFQDLGHEVIFLIGDFTGMIGDPTGVSETRAALTKEKVLENAETYQRQIFKILDPDKTTVEFNSRWMSAMTAEGLIQLAAHYKVARMLEREDFHKRYQEQKPISIHEFLYPLIQGYDSVALKADVELGGTDQKFNLLVGRDLQRDFGQEPQVVLTMPLLEGTDGVRKMSKSLGNYVALEDKPADMFGKIMSISDTLMLRYYELLTTEDLDRVKAMHPMEAKQSLAELIVARYHGAEAGRRAREAFQQKFQEREFPDEPDARVVLTKADIRDTAAPAIGVVDLVARTGLVPSKSEARRLVVQGGIEVDEQKQTDPAASLSLKPGHQYRLRVGRRKFAIVEYRP from the coding sequence ATGGAGTTGATCCTTCGCGGAGCGGTGGAGGTCATCCAGCAAAGCGAACTCGAGGCGAAGCTGGCTCGCTCGATCAAGGAAAAGCGCCCGCTGCGGGTGAAAGCGGGATTCGATCCGACCGCTCCCGATCTCCATCTGGGGCATACGGTCCTGATTCATAAGCTCAAACATTTTCAGGACCTGGGGCATGAGGTGATTTTTCTGATCGGCGATTTCACCGGCATGATCGGCGACCCGACCGGGGTGTCCGAGACGCGGGCGGCGCTGACGAAAGAGAAAGTCCTGGAGAACGCCGAGACCTACCAACGGCAAATTTTCAAGATCCTGGACCCGGACAAAACGACGGTGGAGTTCAACAGCCGATGGATGAGCGCCATGACGGCGGAGGGGCTCATCCAACTGGCTGCGCACTACAAGGTCGCGCGGATGCTGGAGCGGGAGGACTTTCACAAACGCTACCAGGAGCAGAAGCCGATCAGCATTCACGAGTTCCTCTACCCGCTGATTCAGGGCTACGACTCGGTCGCGTTGAAGGCGGACGTGGAGTTGGGCGGCACCGATCAGAAGTTCAATTTGCTCGTGGGCCGCGATCTGCAGCGTGATTTCGGACAGGAGCCGCAGGTGGTCTTGACGATGCCCTTGCTCGAGGGAACCGACGGGGTGCGGAAGATGAGCAAGAGCCTCGGGAATTACGTCGCGTTGGAGGACAAGCCGGCCGACATGTTCGGAAAGATCATGTCGATCAGCGACACGCTCATGCTCCGCTACTACGAACTGCTCACGACCGAAGATCTCGACCGGGTGAAGGCGATGCACCCGATGGAAGCCAAACAGTCGCTCGCCGAGCTGATCGTGGCGCGGTATCACGGAGCAGAAGCGGGACGGCGGGCGAGGGAGGCCTTCCAGCAGAAGTTTCAGGAGCGGGAGTTTCCGGACGAGCCGGATGCGCGGGTGGTGCTGACGAAGGCGGATATTCGGGATACAGCGGCGCCGGCGATCGGCGTCGTGGACTTGGTCGCCAGGACGGGGCTGGTCCCCAGCAAGAGCGAAGCGCGCCGGTTGGTGGTGCAGGGCGGGATCGAAGTAGATGAACAGAAGCAGACCGATCCCGCCGCGAGCCTGTCCCTCAAGCCCGGGCATCAGTACCGACTGCGCGTGGGGCGAAGAAAATTCGCGATCGTCGAATACAGACCGTGA